The Lysobacter enzymogenes genome window below encodes:
- the aspS gene encoding aspartate--tRNA ligase: protein MRTHFCGLVDEALIGQTVTLCGWVNTNRVQSHVVFTDLRDHEGVVQIVVDSDMGDLFKAAGDLSAESCVRVTGTVRARGAANDKIRSGKVEVLAAQIEVLNKAEPLPFHAHENAGEETRLTYRYLDLRRPEMQKMMRTRIRLVQSLRRWLDARGFQDIETPILTKATPEGARDFLVPARMHPGEFYALPQSPQLFKQILMVAGFDRYYQIARCFRDEALRADRQLEFTQLDMEFAWVSERDVQDTVEGMIREVFKETIDVELDATFPRMTYAEAMRRYGSDKPDLRIELEFVDIAELVKSCEFKVFTDWANHADGRVIALRAPGAAGWSRKQIDEAGAHAAKHGAKGLAWMKIEDASKGREGINSPIAKFFDDATLAKIVEASGAQSGDAIFFGAADYKTASDFMGALRLKLGKDLGLVGEGWKPLWVTDFPMFEWDEEAQRYVALHHPFTAPAVDDIADLRANAKTAVSRGYDMVLNGNEIGGGSIRIHRPQMQSAVFDLLGIGAEEAEAKFGFLLDALKYGAPPHGGIAFGIDRIAALMAGTESIRDVIAFPKTTTAQCLMTGAPSPIPDAQLAEVHVMVRPKDPA from the coding sequence ATGCGTACCCACTTCTGCGGCCTCGTCGACGAGGCGCTGATCGGCCAGACCGTCACCCTGTGCGGCTGGGTCAACACCAACCGTGTGCAAAGCCACGTGGTGTTCACCGATCTGCGCGATCACGAAGGCGTGGTCCAGATCGTGGTCGATTCGGACATGGGCGATCTGTTCAAGGCCGCCGGCGATCTCAGCGCGGAAAGCTGCGTGCGCGTGACCGGCACGGTACGCGCGCGCGGCGCCGCCAACGACAAGATCCGCAGCGGCAAGGTCGAAGTGCTGGCCGCGCAGATCGAAGTGCTCAACAAGGCCGAGCCGCTGCCGTTCCACGCCCACGAGAACGCCGGCGAGGAAACCCGCCTGACCTATCGCTACCTGGACCTGCGCCGTCCGGAAATGCAGAAGATGATGCGCACCCGCATCCGCCTGGTGCAGTCGCTGCGCCGCTGGCTCGACGCGCGCGGCTTCCAGGACATCGAAACCCCGATCCTGACCAAGGCCACGCCCGAGGGCGCGCGCGACTTCCTGGTCCCGGCGCGCATGCACCCGGGCGAGTTCTACGCGCTGCCGCAGTCGCCGCAGCTGTTCAAGCAGATCCTGATGGTGGCCGGCTTCGACCGCTATTACCAGATCGCGCGCTGCTTCCGCGACGAAGCCCTGCGCGCCGACCGCCAGCTCGAGTTCACCCAGCTCGACATGGAGTTCGCCTGGGTGTCCGAGCGCGACGTGCAGGACACGGTCGAGGGCATGATCCGCGAAGTGTTCAAGGAAACCATCGACGTCGAGCTCGACGCGACGTTCCCGCGCATGACCTACGCCGAAGCCATGCGCCGCTACGGTTCCGACAAGCCCGACCTGCGCATCGAGCTGGAATTCGTCGACATCGCCGAGCTGGTCAAGAGCTGCGAATTCAAGGTCTTCACCGACTGGGCCAACCACGCCGACGGCCGCGTGATCGCATTGCGCGCGCCGGGCGCCGCGGGCTGGTCGCGCAAGCAGATCGACGAGGCCGGCGCGCATGCGGCCAAGCACGGCGCCAAGGGTCTGGCGTGGATGAAGATCGAGGACGCGTCCAAGGGCCGCGAAGGCATCAATTCGCCGATCGCCAAGTTCTTCGACGACGCCACCCTGGCCAAGATCGTCGAAGCCAGCGGCGCACAGAGCGGCGATGCGATCTTCTTCGGCGCGGCCGACTACAAGACCGCCAGCGACTTCATGGGCGCGCTGCGCCTGAAGCTCGGCAAGGACCTGGGCCTGGTCGGCGAAGGCTGGAAGCCGTTGTGGGTCACCGACTTCCCGATGTTCGAGTGGGACGAGGAAGCGCAGCGCTACGTCGCCTTGCACCATCCCTTCACCGCGCCGGCGGTGGACGACATCGCCGACCTGCGCGCGAACGCGAAGACCGCAGTGTCGCGCGGCTACGACATGGTGCTCAACGGCAACGAGATCGGCGGCGGTTCGATCCGCATCCACCGTCCGCAGATGCAGTCGGCGGTGTTCGACCTGCTCGGCATCGGCGCCGAGGAGGCCGAGGCCAAGTTCGGCTTCCTGCTCGACGCGCTCAAGTACGGCGCGCCGCCGCACGGCGGCATCGCCTTCGGCATCGACCGCATCGCCGCGCTGATGGCCGGCACCGAATCGATCCGCGACGTCATCGCCTTCCCCAAGACCACCACCGCGCAATGCCTGATGACCGGCGCGCCGTCGCCGATCCCGGACGCGCAACTGGCCGAGGTGCATGTGATGGTGCGGCCGAAAGATCCGGCCTGA
- a CDS encoding GNAT family N-acetyltransferase — MSANFAIRRATPADTAVLAEISARCFVVTFGDSYPPVDLSGFLAETYSHEAIGALLADPECAAWLLERDGVAVGHALAGACGLPHAQVAPGDGELKRLYLLPDAQNGGWGSRLFETALAWLERDGPRRLWIGVWSENYGAQRFYGRYGFEKVGHYDFIVGDTRDHEFIFSRAAKPSP; from the coding sequence ATGTCCGCGAACTTCGCCATCCGCCGCGCCACCCCGGCCGACACCGCCGTGCTCGCGGAAATCTCCGCGCGCTGCTTCGTCGTCACCTTCGGCGACTCTTATCCGCCGGTCGACCTGAGCGGTTTCCTCGCCGAAACCTATTCGCACGAAGCCATCGGCGCTTTGCTCGCCGACCCCGAGTGCGCGGCGTGGCTGCTCGAACGCGACGGCGTCGCGGTCGGCCACGCGCTGGCCGGCGCCTGCGGCTTGCCGCACGCGCAGGTCGCGCCCGGCGACGGCGAACTCAAGCGCCTGTACCTGTTGCCCGACGCGCAGAACGGCGGCTGGGGCAGCCGCCTGTTCGAAACCGCGCTGGCCTGGCTGGAACGCGACGGACCGCGCCGGCTGTGGATCGGCGTGTGGTCGGAAAATTACGGCGCGCAGCGTTTCTACGGCCGTTACGGCTTCGAGAAAGTCGGCCACTACGACTTCATCGTCGGCGACACCCGCGACCACGAATTCATCTTCAGCCGCGCCGCGAAGCCTTCGCCGTAA
- a CDS encoding LamG domain-containing protein, with amino-acid sequence MNRSSWFLALGLALAPMLAAQAAPPRVTSGLVGEWHLDLSGNAAPDTSGYGRNGNVVGGAASSWGWLGTGADLSGGKYVEVPNSSNLNVGTGSFTVAAWVRLAAPGSSGVKTLIENRGAGAGRGYAFGIDQGRNVLLQLNDGSAWSNYVSDGSVSLAPNRWHHIAAVVNRSAAPYTISFYVDGRRATTQPTPIAANLDNTTQPFLIGGHKDTASYRFNDRADEVLVYNRALPADASGGLGDIMFPGRTTYQSTYWNDGGTRQRYNNCYNYANNRATNTFAQPGRATGGQAGTMSCAAVRAAAERDGLEPVADTAINATSYKNIAALVVAPGYDYHWYRRDGNGKWTHKPGQTAATNRDNGGAEITDPRTANRGPYSDFCGFYRVWSDSIEGSGHEQVN; translated from the coding sequence ATGAATCGATCTTCGTGGTTCCTGGCGCTGGGTCTGGCGCTCGCGCCGATGCTGGCCGCACAGGCGGCGCCGCCCCGGGTCACCAGCGGGCTGGTCGGCGAATGGCATCTGGACCTGTCCGGCAACGCCGCCCCCGACACCAGCGGCTACGGCCGCAACGGCAACGTCGTCGGCGGCGCGGCGTCCTCGTGGGGCTGGCTCGGCACCGGCGCCGACCTCAGCGGCGGCAAGTACGTCGAGGTGCCGAATTCCAGCAACCTCAACGTCGGCACCGGCAGCTTCACCGTGGCCGCGTGGGTGCGGCTGGCCGCGCCGGGCTCGTCGGGGGTCAAGACCCTGATCGAGAACCGCGGCGCCGGCGCCGGCCGCGGCTACGCCTTCGGCATCGACCAGGGCCGCAACGTGCTGCTCCAGCTCAACGACGGCAGCGCCTGGAGCAACTACGTCTCCGACGGCAGCGTGAGCCTGGCGCCGAACCGCTGGCACCACATCGCCGCGGTGGTCAACCGCAGCGCCGCGCCGTACACGATCTCGTTCTACGTCGACGGGCGCCGCGCCACCACCCAGCCGACGCCGATCGCGGCCAACCTGGACAACACGACCCAGCCGTTCCTGATCGGCGGGCACAAGGACACCGCGTCGTACCGCTTCAACGACCGCGCCGACGAAGTGCTGGTCTACAACCGCGCGCTGCCGGCCGACGCCTCCGGCGGCCTCGGCGACATCATGTTCCCGGGCCGAACCACGTATCAGTCGACGTACTGGAACGACGGCGGCACCCGCCAGCGCTACAACAACTGCTACAACTACGCCAACAACCGCGCCACCAACACCTTCGCCCAACCCGGCCGCGCCACCGGCGGGCAAGCCGGCACGATGAGCTGCGCCGCGGTGCGCGCGGCGGCCGAGCGCGACGGGCTGGAGCCGGTCGCCGACACCGCGATCAACGCGACCAGCTACAAGAACATCGCCGCGCTGGTCGTCGCGCCGGGCTACGACTACCACTGGTACCGTCGCGACGGCAACGGCAAGTGGACCCACAAGCCCGGCCAGACCGCGGCCACCAACCGCGACAACGGCGGCGCCGAAATCACCGACCCGCGCACCGCCAACCGCGGGCCGTACAGCGATTTCTGCGGCTTCTACCGGGTCTGGTCGGACAGCATCGAAGGGAGCGGCCATGAACAGGTCAACTGA
- a CDS encoding TonB-dependent receptor plug domain-containing protein produces MHRRLSLLSRAVSLALVASVAPAAALAADAPAEAERANPTDLDTLIVTGTRVSDRTVAESTAPIDIITPQTLEATGTVELATALARALPSLNFPRPAITDATDAVRPAQLRGLAPDQVLVLVNGKRRHTTALINLNDSIGRGSSPVDLNAIPIAAIERVEVLRDGASAQYGSDAIAGVINIVLKGAGEGGSVAARYGQYSAGDGEQYQLSGDVGFKLGDNGAVHLAAQGGHSDNTNRARPYLGPVTPTSNPKGRVVHRYGDPEIDQGAFAYNAQYQAAEGVEFYSFGTASRRRAISNGYYRAPGNPNNILSVYPDGFLPQIDNVSKDRAAVLGLRGKTAGGWNLDLSYNYGQNQLDFDVRHSLNRTLGASSPRSFYIGSLETTQNVLNADFNKAFDVGWLKYPLTVAFGAEWRGEKFNQSAGEPASYIAGPEPGAPGAQVFPGFTPSDASRRDRHSYSFYADLESDVTDKLSLGAAARYESYSDFGETTSGKLSARYAFNDKVALRGTVSTGFRAPSLQQQFYQSTQTVIVLGDPNPFQVRTFAVDDPAAVALGAEPLKAEESTNLGLGLVLQPVEGLYITVDAYQVDIDDRIILSENLRGPAVASFLEARGYPGINGGRYFTNAVDTRTRGLDIVGSYKFQLAGGALDLTAGYNRNKTTLERIAPNPPELTAGGLNLQRIGRVERGRITQGAPQDKFFLGGSWNRDGWRFDATATRYGEFHTFNDDPSGVRDQTFAAKWTLDLAATYAVNGWEFTVGGDNVLNEYPDESIYANSESGQLPYTSYAPFGFNGAFAYAKVGYKW; encoded by the coding sequence ATGCACCGCCGTCTGTCCCTGCTCAGCCGCGCCGTATCGCTCGCCCTCGTCGCCAGCGTCGCCCCGGCCGCCGCCCTCGCCGCCGACGCCCCGGCCGAGGCCGAACGCGCCAATCCGACCGACCTCGACACCCTGATCGTCACCGGCACGCGCGTGTCCGACCGCACCGTGGCCGAGTCCACCGCGCCGATCGACATCATCACCCCGCAGACCCTGGAGGCGACCGGCACGGTCGAACTGGCGACCGCGCTGGCGCGCGCCCTGCCCTCGCTGAACTTCCCGCGCCCGGCGATCACCGACGCCACCGATGCGGTGCGTCCGGCGCAGTTGCGCGGCCTCGCCCCCGATCAGGTGCTGGTGCTGGTCAACGGCAAGCGCCGCCACACCACCGCGCTGATCAACCTCAACGACAGCATCGGCCGCGGTTCTTCGCCGGTCGACCTCAACGCGATCCCGATCGCCGCGATCGAACGCGTGGAAGTGCTGCGCGACGGCGCTTCGGCGCAATACGGTTCCGACGCCATCGCCGGCGTGATCAACATCGTGCTCAAGGGCGCGGGCGAAGGCGGCTCGGTCGCGGCGCGCTACGGCCAGTACAGCGCCGGCGACGGCGAGCAGTACCAGCTGTCCGGCGACGTCGGTTTCAAGCTCGGCGACAACGGCGCCGTGCATCTGGCCGCGCAGGGCGGCCACAGCGACAACACCAACCGCGCCCGCCCCTACCTCGGCCCGGTCACCCCGACTAGCAACCCGAAGGGCCGCGTGGTCCATCGCTACGGCGATCCGGAAATCGACCAGGGCGCGTTCGCCTACAACGCGCAGTACCAGGCCGCCGAAGGCGTGGAGTTCTACTCGTTCGGCACCGCCAGCCGCCGCCGCGCGATTTCCAACGGCTATTACCGCGCGCCCGGCAATCCCAACAACATCCTCTCGGTCTATCCCGACGGCTTCCTGCCGCAGATCGACAACGTCAGCAAGGACCGCGCCGCCGTGCTGGGCCTGCGCGGAAAAACCGCCGGCGGCTGGAACCTCGACCTGAGCTACAACTACGGCCAGAACCAGCTCGACTTCGACGTGCGCCACAGCCTCAACCGCACCCTCGGCGCGTCCTCGCCGCGCAGCTTCTACATCGGCAGCCTGGAAACCACCCAGAACGTGCTCAACGCCGACTTCAACAAGGCCTTCGACGTGGGCTGGCTGAAGTACCCGCTGACGGTGGCGTTCGGCGCGGAATGGCGCGGCGAAAAATTCAACCAGAGCGCGGGCGAACCGGCGTCCTACATCGCCGGCCCCGAACCCGGCGCGCCGGGCGCGCAGGTGTTCCCCGGCTTCACCCCGTCCGACGCCAGCCGCCGCGACCGCCACAGCTATTCGTTCTACGCCGACCTCGAAAGCGATGTGACCGACAAGCTCTCGCTCGGCGCGGCGGCGCGCTACGAGAGCTACAGCGACTTCGGCGAAACCACTTCGGGCAAGCTGTCGGCGCGCTACGCCTTCAACGACAAGGTCGCGCTGCGCGGCACCGTGTCGACCGGCTTCCGCGCGCCGTCGCTGCAGCAGCAGTTCTACCAGTCGACCCAGACCGTGATCGTGCTCGGCGATCCCAACCCGTTCCAGGTGCGCACCTTCGCCGTCGACGACCCGGCCGCGGTCGCGCTCGGCGCCGAACCGCTGAAGGCCGAGGAGTCGACCAATCTCGGCCTGGGCCTGGTGCTGCAACCGGTCGAAGGCCTGTACATCACCGTCGACGCGTACCAGGTCGACATCGACGACCGCATCATCCTCTCGGAAAACCTGCGCGGCCCGGCGGTCGCGAGCTTCCTGGAAGCGCGCGGCTACCCGGGCATCAACGGCGGCCGCTACTTCACCAACGCGGTCGACACCCGCACCCGCGGCCTGGATATCGTCGGCAGCTACAAGTTCCAGCTCGCCGGCGGCGCGCTCGACCTGACCGCCGGCTACAACCGCAACAAGACCACGCTGGAACGCATCGCGCCGAACCCGCCGGAGCTCACCGCCGGCGGGCTCAACCTGCAACGCATCGGCCGGGTCGAGCGGGGCCGCATCACCCAGGGCGCGCCGCAAGACAAGTTCTTCCTCGGCGGCAGTTGGAACCGCGACGGCTGGCGTTTCGACGCGACCGCGACCCGTTACGGCGAATTCCACACCTTCAACGACGATCCCAGCGGCGTGCGCGATCAGACCTTCGCGGCGAAGTGGACGTTGGACCTCGCGGCGACCTACGCGGTCAACGGCTGGGAGTTCACCGTCGGCGGCGACAATGTGCTCAACGAATATCCCGACGAGTCGATCTACGCCAACAGCGAAAGCGGGCAGCTGCCGTACACCAGCTACGCGCCGTTCGGCTTCAACGGCGCGTTCGCTTACGCCAAGGTCGGCTACAAGTGGTGA
- a CDS encoding FmdB family zinc ribbon protein — protein sequence MPIYAFQCNACGHSFDRLQKLSDPDPSACPECGADQVGRQLTAPQFRLAGGGWYETDFKKDGDKKRNLAGEGSSGGAAASKPAEKKADPAPAAAAPAPAAKPAASGS from the coding sequence ATGCCCATCTACGCCTTTCAGTGCAATGCCTGCGGCCACAGCTTCGACCGCCTGCAGAAGCTTTCCGACCCCGATCCCTCGGCCTGCCCCGAGTGCGGCGCCGACCAGGTCGGGCGCCAGCTGACCGCGCCGCAGTTCCGTCTGGCCGGCGGCGGCTGGTACGAAACCGACTTCAAGAAGGACGGCGACAAGAAGCGCAATCTGGCCGGCGAAGGCAGCAGCGGCGGCGCCGCGGCGAGCAAGCCGGCGGAAAAGAAGGCCGATCCGGCGCCGGCCGCGGCGGCTCCGGCGCCGGCCGCCAAGCCGGCGGCCAGCGGCAGCTGA
- a CDS encoding ABC-F family ATP-binding cassette domain-containing protein, giving the protein MIAFRDFAMRRGERLLLSNVDLTLHAGWRVGVIGRNGTGKSSLFAAIQGEVEADRGDIEVPNRVRIASVAQETPALDDPALDFVLSGDANVYKVIVAEREAVEREDWEAVADAHHQLEELGGYDATARAGKLLHGLGFSADTHERAVKEFSGGWRVRLNLARALMTPSDLLLLDEPTNHLDLDAVLWLEQWLLKYPGTLLLISHDREFLDEVTTHTLHLHDGKAKLYTGDYTAFERQRAEHLRLQQITHEKQMAERAHLQSFIDRFSASAAKAKQAQSRVKRLAKMVGTEAVRVERAMRIEFPAPAKLPHALLRLIHADCGYGDHVVLDNVSFILEAGDRIALLGPNGAGKSTLVKSLVGELDLLTGERGGHPDLRIGYFAQHTVESLHAGVSPIDHLAEIAPGVATQQLRDFLGKWNFPGDRAFESVDGFSGGERARLALALIAWRKPNVLLLDEPTNHLDLDVREALAEALSDFPGAIVLVSHDRHLIGLVCETFWRVADGVAQPFDGDLDAYAVWLRTRDNSNDGKGAAATKAAAAASAAGKAAPAAGKSGKKINPVKLAEAEKRVAELESKLHTLDMDLADPTKYAGGGDNAAELARQREQVAAELEKAEAAWMGLYDGA; this is encoded by the coding sequence ATGATTGCTTTCCGTGATTTCGCCATGCGGCGCGGCGAACGCCTGCTGCTGTCCAACGTAGACCTGACCCTGCACGCCGGCTGGCGCGTGGGCGTGATCGGCCGCAACGGTACGGGCAAGTCCTCGCTGTTCGCGGCGATCCAGGGCGAAGTCGAGGCCGACCGCGGCGACATCGAGGTGCCCAACCGGGTGCGCATCGCCAGCGTGGCCCAGGAGACTCCGGCGCTGGACGATCCTGCGCTGGATTTCGTGCTGTCCGGCGACGCCAACGTCTACAAGGTCATCGTCGCCGAGCGCGAAGCGGTCGAGCGCGAGGACTGGGAAGCGGTCGCCGACGCCCACCATCAGCTCGAGGAACTCGGCGGCTACGACGCCACCGCGCGCGCCGGCAAGCTGCTGCACGGCCTGGGCTTCAGCGCCGACACCCACGAGCGCGCGGTCAAGGAATTCTCCGGCGGCTGGCGCGTGCGCCTGAACCTGGCGCGCGCGCTGATGACGCCGTCGGACCTGTTGCTGCTCGACGAACCGACCAACCACCTCGACCTCGACGCGGTGCTGTGGCTGGAGCAGTGGCTGCTGAAGTATCCGGGCACCTTGCTGCTGATCTCGCACGATCGCGAGTTCCTCGACGAAGTCACCACCCACACCCTGCATCTGCACGACGGCAAGGCCAAGCTCTACACCGGCGACTACACCGCCTTCGAGCGCCAGCGCGCCGAACACCTGCGCCTGCAGCAGATCACCCACGAAAAACAGATGGCCGAACGCGCCCATCTGCAGAGCTTCATCGACCGCTTCAGCGCCAGCGCGGCCAAGGCCAAGCAGGCGCAGTCGCGGGTCAAACGCCTGGCCAAGATGGTCGGCACCGAGGCGGTGCGGGTCGAGCGCGCGATGCGCATCGAATTCCCCGCGCCGGCCAAGCTGCCGCACGCCTTGCTGCGCCTGATCCACGCCGATTGCGGTTACGGCGATCATGTCGTGCTCGACAACGTCAGCTTCATTCTCGAGGCCGGCGACCGCATCGCGCTGCTGGGGCCGAACGGCGCGGGTAAATCGACCCTGGTGAAATCGCTGGTCGGCGAACTGGACCTGCTGACCGGCGAGCGCGGCGGCCATCCGGACCTGCGCATCGGTTACTTCGCCCAGCACACGGTCGAATCGCTGCACGCCGGGGTGAGCCCGATCGACCATCTGGCCGAAATCGCTCCGGGCGTCGCGACCCAGCAATTGCGCGATTTCCTAGGCAAGTGGAATTTCCCCGGCGACCGCGCGTTCGAATCGGTCGACGGTTTCTCCGGTGGCGAGCGCGCGCGCCTGGCGCTGGCGCTGATCGCGTGGCGCAAGCCGAACGTGCTGCTGCTCGACGAACCGACCAACCACCTCGACCTGGACGTGCGCGAAGCGCTGGCCGAAGCGTTGTCGGATTTCCCCGGCGCGATCGTGCTGGTGTCGCACGATCGCCACTTGATCGGCCTGGTCTGCGAAACCTTCTGGCGCGTCGCCGATGGCGTGGCGCAACCGTTCGACGGCGACCTCGACGCGTACGCGGTGTGGCTGCGTACGCGCGACAACAGCAACGACGGCAAGGGCGCGGCCGCGACCAAAGCCGCCGCCGCTGCCAGCGCTGCGGGCAAGGCCGCGCCTGCGGCCGGCAAGTCCGGCAAGAAGATCAACCCGGTCAAGCTGGCCGAGGCCGAGAAGCGCGTGGCCGAGCTGGAATCCAAGCTGCATACGCTGGACATGGATCTGGCCGATCCGACCAAGTACGCCGGCGGCGGCGACAATGCTGCGGAGTTGGCGCGGCAGCGCGAGCAGGTGGCGGCGGAGTTGGAGAAGGCCGAGGCGGCCTGGATGGGGTTGTACGACGGGGCGTGA
- a CDS encoding cation:proton antiporter has protein sequence MSRELIYLLLIFGLLVVPRALQRYKIPAPLTCLLFGIVAMLAWGDKSHDTVVGMLATLGISSLFLFAGLEVELSALRKGLWPLVAHLLIRTATLVGVGWLAWRYGGLGWQAAGLLALALLTPSTGFILDSLARLGLDEEERFWVTSKAIAGELLALAALFVVLQASDPVRMALSSGALIAMLVGLPLLFVALGRWVAPHAPGSEFSLLVMVGMIAAFATAKLGVYYLVGAFVAGLIARLLRERMPLLASHENLHAVRLFASFFVPFYFFNAGTKVPGGALSFEALGLGLLLTAVVLPLRIGVVWLQRRALFGEKHGASLRVSVALAPTLIFTLVLAGILRERFALPDAWFGALLLYAALTTILPSLVFRAPFDVDPAEGHVGEGGPSHPDDAGDRRRREAAAGVGRPEPEPTAVPAAAVAAGRPDPNPPGG, from the coding sequence ATGAGCCGCGAACTGATCTATCTGCTGCTGATTTTCGGCCTGCTGGTCGTCCCGCGCGCGTTGCAGCGCTACAAGATCCCGGCGCCGCTGACCTGCCTGTTGTTCGGCATCGTCGCGATGCTGGCCTGGGGCGACAAATCCCACGACACCGTGGTCGGCATGCTGGCCACGCTCGGCATCTCCTCGCTGTTCCTGTTCGCCGGCCTGGAGGTCGAGCTAAGCGCCTTGCGCAAGGGGCTGTGGCCGCTGGTCGCGCATCTGCTCATCCGCACCGCGACCCTGGTCGGGGTGGGCTGGCTGGCCTGGCGCTACGGCGGGCTCGGCTGGCAGGCCGCGGGCCTGCTCGCGCTGGCGCTGCTGACGCCGTCGACCGGTTTCATCCTCGACAGCCTGGCGCGGCTCGGGTTGGACGAGGAGGAGCGGTTCTGGGTCACCAGCAAGGCCATCGCCGGCGAATTGCTGGCGCTGGCGGCGTTGTTCGTGGTGTTGCAGGCCAGCGATCCGGTGCGCATGGCGCTGTCGTCCGGCGCGCTGATCGCGATGCTGGTCGGCCTGCCGCTGCTGTTCGTCGCGCTCGGCCGTTGGGTCGCGCCGCATGCGCCGGGCTCGGAGTTCTCGCTGCTGGTGATGGTCGGCATGATCGCCGCGTTCGCCACCGCCAAGCTCGGCGTCTATTACCTGGTCGGCGCCTTCGTCGCCGGCCTGATCGCGCGGCTGCTGCGCGAACGCATGCCGCTGCTGGCCTCGCACGAGAACCTGCATGCGGTGCGCTTGTTCGCCTCGTTCTTCGTTCCGTTCTATTTCTTCAACGCCGGCACCAAGGTGCCCGGCGGCGCGCTGAGCTTCGAGGCGCTGGGGCTGGGCCTGTTGCTGACCGCGGTGGTGCTGCCGCTGCGGATCGGCGTGGTCTGGCTGCAACGGCGCGCGCTGTTCGGCGAGAAGCACGGCGCCAGCCTGCGGGTGTCGGTGGCGCTGGCGCCGACGCTGATCTTCACCCTGGTCCTGGCCGGCATCCTGCGCGAGCGCTTCGCCTTGCCGGACGCGTGGTTCGGCGCGCTGCTGCTGTACGCCGCGCTGACCACGATCCTGCCGTCGCTGGTGTTCCGCGCGCCGTTCGACGTCGATCCGGCCGAGGGGCATGTCGGCGAAGGCGGCCCCAGCCATCCCGACGACGCCGGCGACCGCCGCCGCCGCGAGGCCGCGGCCGGGGTCGGCCGGCCCGAACCGGAGCCGACCGCGGTGCCCGCGGCCGCGGTCGCTGCGGGGCGGCCGGATCCGAACCCGCCGGGCGGCTGA
- a CDS encoding TolB family protein gives MPSLPRHALPLVLCLLPLSAVAQTAVQAPVAADGPRGELFAPGVVSTAANETSASFSADGRTVYFMRGDYASADTTILTAQRTAKGWGQVRTAPFSGRWRDSEPHLTPDGRRLYFVSNRPPAPGAAAVTVARAGQSFPGANLWYVDARADGGWGEPVHIDGEINRLPTVYNPSQAANGNLYFSAVREDSGGANQLYLARREGDGFAAPQRLDIGVGVKANRMDPAIDPQERFIVFAGNEGDSRGAADIYIAFRAADGGWGKPFALPGEVNSVWLENAPTLGRGFGELYVTSMRPQTVEFPKRGDDPAAIARRIAGPLNGSRNLWRFDIAALLRAHGVEETPAPQR, from the coding sequence ATGCCTTCGCTTCCGCGCCACGCCCTGCCGCTCGTGCTGTGCCTGCTGCCGCTGTCCGCCGTCGCCCAAACCGCCGTCCAGGCGCCCGTCGCGGCCGACGGCCCGCGCGGCGAACTGTTCGCGCCCGGCGTCGTGTCGACCGCCGCCAACGAAACCAGCGCCAGCTTCAGCGCCGACGGCCGCACGGTCTACTTCATGCGCGGCGACTACGCCTCGGCCGACACCACCATCCTGACGGCGCAGCGCACGGCCAAGGGTTGGGGACAGGTACGCACGGCGCCGTTCTCCGGCCGCTGGCGCGACTCCGAGCCGCACCTGACCCCCGACGGCCGGCGCCTGTACTTCGTCTCCAACCGCCCGCCCGCGCCGGGCGCGGCGGCGGTGACCGTCGCGCGCGCGGGCCAGTCCTTCCCCGGCGCCAATCTCTGGTACGTCGACGCGCGCGCCGACGGCGGCTGGGGCGAGCCGGTGCATATCGACGGCGAGATCAACCGGCTGCCGACGGTCTACAACCCGTCCCAGGCGGCCAACGGCAATCTGTACTTCTCCGCGGTGCGCGAAGACTCCGGCGGCGCCAACCAGCTCTATCTGGCGCGCCGCGAAGGCGACGGGTTCGCCGCGCCGCAGCGGCTCGACATCGGCGTGGGGGTCAAGGCCAACCGCATGGACCCGGCGATCGATCCGCAGGAGCGCTTCATCGTGTTCGCCGGCAACGAGGGCGATTCGCGCGGCGCGGCCGACATCTACATCGCCTTCCGCGCGGCCGACGGCGGCTGGGGCAAGCCGTTCGCCCTGCCCGGCGAGGTCAACAGCGTGTGGCTGGAAAACGCCCCGACCCTGGGCCGCGGCTTCGGCGAGCTGTACGTCACCAGCATGCGGCCGCAGACGGTCGAGTTCCCCAAGCGCGGCGACGACCCGGCGGCGATCGCCCGGCGCATCGCCGGGCCGCTCAACGGCTCGCGCAACCTGTGGCGTTTCGATATCGCCGCGCTGCTGCGCGCGCACGGGGTCGAGGAGACGCCGGCGCCGCAGCGCTGA
- a CDS encoding DUF6053 domain-containing protein — translation MLRILNAEGASAPTLSCRIVAIPAQSLGAEAPPTTIEAVARRTRRAAAAKLRPDLSAAPSHAPRPVARPGSATARRSSGIARWWSWGRR, via the coding sequence ATGTTGCGGATTCTAAATGCGGAAGGGGCTTCAGCCCCGACGCTTTCGTGCCGGATCGTCGCGATCCCGGCGCAAAGCCTCGGGGCTGAAGCCCCTCCCACGACGATCGAAGCGGTGGCCCGACGTACGCGCCGGGCCGCCGCAGCGAAACTCAGGCCGGATCTTTCGGCCGCACCATCACATGCACCTCGGCCAGTTGCGCGTCCGGGATCGGCGACGGCGCGCCGGTCATCAGGCATTGCGCGGTGGTGGTCTTGGGGAAGGCGATGA